Proteins from one bacterium genomic window:
- a CDS encoding gamma carbonic anhydrase family protein: MTEDLEISRNFQLVDDLKIADSAWIAPNAIVVGDVTLEEDASVWFGCVIRGDIAPIRIGKGANVQDGCILHVGAKHPCTIGDRVSLGHGAIVHGATIEEDCLIAMRATVLNGAVIGKGSIVGAGCVVPENMVVPPNSLVVGVPAKVIKEISPNQRKGIEMTAEAYVGYARGYKRRFG, from the coding sequence ATGACTGAAGACCTCGAGATTTCCCGCAACTTCCAGCTCGTCGACGACCTCAAGATCGCCGATTCCGCCTGGATCGCGCCCAACGCGATCGTGGTGGGCGACGTCACCCTCGAGGAAGACGCGAGCGTCTGGTTCGGCTGCGTCATCCGCGGCGACATCGCCCCCATCCGCATCGGCAAGGGCGCCAACGTCCAGGACGGCTGCATCCTCCATGTGGGGGCCAAGCACCCGTGCACCATCGGCGATCGCGTGAGCCTCGGCCACGGCGCCATCGTGCACGGGGCGACCATCGAAGAGGACTGCCTCATCGCCATGCGCGCCACCGTGCTCAACGGGGCGGTCATCGGCAAGGGTTCGATCGTGGGCGCCGGGTGCGTCGTGCCCGAGAACATGGTCGTGCCCCCCAACTCGCTGGTGGTCGGCGTGCCGGCCAAGGTGATCAAGGAGATCAGCCCCAACCAGCGCAAGGGCATCGAGATGACCGCCGAAGCCTACGTGGGCTACGCCCGTGGCTACAAGCGCCGATTCGGCTAA
- a CDS encoding polyprenyl synthetase family protein, which yields MNPTSRDALDALYRYLETQQAPESLLGLQRAVLSKAERALASTGQWTVLDYPLALARALGVPAEAALPVAGACALFYAFADVTDDAQDHDLAPSPWDAWGWEQAVNTGTALLFASLRSLEERLPVEVAAQASAVLVRAGLEMSYGQHMDLIGLAAERAGLADYMLAIERKSGASFGAYAELVAIAGGLEPARVAAYRAFGRALGTLYQMMNDTHELWGMALCPDFVNRRRALPFVLAFEQLSEEALIRFRRLLEGPADWEHQAELVALLEAAGIKSYLTMRIELQRRRALDLATQLGIGAEPYLAGMLASPAFPTAPVAI from the coding sequence GTGAACCCGACCTCTCGCGACGCCCTCGACGCTCTGTATCGTTACCTCGAAACCCAGCAGGCTCCTGAGAGCCTGCTGGGTTTGCAGCGTGCCGTGCTGAGCAAAGCGGAGCGCGCCCTGGCGAGTACCGGCCAGTGGACGGTGCTCGACTATCCGCTGGCACTCGCTCGAGCGCTCGGCGTCCCCGCTGAGGCCGCGCTGCCGGTGGCGGGAGCCTGTGCCCTTTTCTACGCCTTCGCGGACGTCACCGACGACGCGCAGGACCATGACCTGGCCCCGAGCCCCTGGGACGCTTGGGGGTGGGAGCAAGCGGTCAATACCGGTACCGCGCTGCTGTTCGCTTCGTTGCGTTCGCTCGAGGAGCGCCTTCCGGTCGAGGTCGCAGCGCAGGCGTCTGCCGTGCTCGTACGGGCCGGGCTCGAGATGTCGTATGGGCAGCACATGGATCTCATCGGCCTGGCAGCCGAGAGGGCAGGGCTTGCCGACTACATGCTTGCGATCGAGCGAAAGTCGGGGGCGTCCTTCGGGGCTTACGCTGAACTCGTCGCGATCGCCGGCGGCCTTGAGCCGGCGCGCGTTGCCGCCTACCGTGCGTTCGGGCGCGCCCTCGGAACCCTGTACCAGATGATGAACGACACCCACGAACTCTGGGGCATGGCGCTCTGCCCGGATTTCGTCAATCGTCGAAGGGCCCTGCCTTTCGTCCTGGCCTTCGAGCAACTGAGCGAGGAGGCCCTCATCCGGTTCCGCCGCCTTCTCGAGGGTCCGGCGGATTGGGAGCATCAGGCGGAGCTGGTCGCCTTGCTCGAAGCGGCGGGCATCAAGTCGTACTTGACCATGCGCATCGAGCTCCAAAGGCGCCGGGCCCTCGATCTCGCAACCCAGCTCGGCATCGGCGCCGAACCCTACCTCGCGGGCATGCTCGCGTCACCTGCCTTCCCCACGGCCCCCGTGGCCATCTGA
- a CDS encoding SpoIIE family protein phosphatase, whose translation MPTQKHLASLTLSALAIACFVAWCVAVMGSLQLINKPFPGFRFEPTLTVSAVNEPTWTGIKAKLQQYDRLLRVDGHDLRTAGDLTAYVHSKPIGTPLEYELVREKRTIKVTVPSQAFGWSDWFKSFMPLFLVSFLHLLVGAVAFWMKPRHLTSQVHLLMNVAICLFCALNNDYDSGRFFAPVYLFSYSFLGSTFLHLGMVFPEPGHWLKRRPWLNALFYLPMLGLTGLWLSVFKPEGQLVNPEAMDQHFSWQDTSLMWVMVGLLVLIASILFHVFKGKTPLAKQQAKVALFGATVAYFPGAVFWIVPYLAGNTSLDGSGLLVNLSFACFVFFPLSIAYAVVRHKMFDIDLVIKRTMVYAVVVAALSGVYFITIAAIRWAIEHLIGSAGNTTGNILATAFVALAFVPVRNRTQAIIDKLFYRNRYDFRAVLSDYTRFTKENPELEAVLDKFVEVVDQTVHPRHMSIMIRDPKSKNLHVYKTSGLSIFPEDFAIPANAPEIGELSKARRTGLKPSKATTRQLSHMDALGIAFCVPLEIKGEILGMVNVGQKLSELDYTAEDQGLLMNMGQQLASVIRIHEMTKAEVNRARLDAELETARSIQASLLPTAAPAPAGLEVMGSSDSAYEFGGDYYDLVTLHDGQLRVVVGDVAGKGVQAAMVMAMAKSCFFNQVRVDPDLPTVMKAINQMIVETIDDKKHRKTTLIYGAIDPVAKTLRYTCAGHQPPHYYNAETGKVEELAIPGSFPFGASKLAKYQEIEVPLHAGDVLVFYTDGVTEAENPDHEMFYRIEDGPDGEEVVYDNLKDILEAHHHASAQEIHRQILKAVSAWVDGGPQGDDITLVVVKVQ comes from the coding sequence ATGCCCACTCAGAAACATCTGGCGTCCCTCACCCTCTCCGCGCTCGCCATCGCATGCTTCGTCGCCTGGTGCGTGGCGGTGATGGGGTCGCTTCAACTCATCAACAAGCCTTTCCCGGGCTTCCGCTTCGAACCGACGCTGACGGTGTCGGCGGTCAACGAGCCGACCTGGACGGGCATCAAGGCGAAGCTCCAGCAGTACGATCGCCTGCTGCGCGTCGACGGCCACGACCTGCGCACGGCGGGTGACCTGACGGCTTACGTCCACTCCAAGCCGATCGGGACGCCGCTCGAGTACGAGCTCGTTCGAGAGAAGCGTACGATCAAGGTCACCGTGCCTTCGCAGGCCTTCGGCTGGAGCGACTGGTTCAAGAGCTTCATGCCGTTGTTCCTGGTGAGCTTCCTGCATTTGCTGGTGGGGGCGGTGGCCTTCTGGATGAAGCCGCGCCACCTCACCTCGCAGGTGCACCTGCTCATGAACGTGGCGATCTGCCTGTTCTGCGCGCTGAACAATGACTACGACTCCGGGCGCTTCTTCGCCCCGGTCTACCTCTTCTCCTACTCTTTCCTCGGTAGTACCTTCCTCCACCTGGGGATGGTCTTCCCGGAGCCCGGGCATTGGTTGAAGCGCCGCCCCTGGCTCAACGCCCTGTTCTACCTCCCGATGCTGGGGTTGACCGGGCTGTGGCTCTCGGTCTTCAAGCCCGAGGGGCAGCTCGTCAATCCGGAGGCGATGGATCAGCACTTCTCCTGGCAGGACACCTCGCTCATGTGGGTGATGGTCGGCCTGCTGGTCCTGATTGCCAGCATCCTTTTCCACGTCTTCAAGGGCAAGACGCCGCTTGCGAAGCAGCAGGCCAAGGTGGCGCTCTTCGGGGCGACGGTCGCCTACTTCCCGGGGGCCGTCTTCTGGATCGTGCCGTACTTGGCGGGCAACACATCGCTCGATGGGTCCGGGCTGCTCGTCAACCTCTCTTTTGCCTGCTTCGTCTTCTTCCCCCTCTCGATTGCCTACGCCGTCGTGCGTCACAAGATGTTCGACATCGACCTGGTCATCAAGCGGACCATGGTCTATGCCGTCGTGGTGGCGGCCCTGTCCGGCGTCTACTTCATCACCATCGCTGCGATTCGGTGGGCGATCGAGCATTTGATCGGCTCGGCGGGCAATACGACGGGCAACATCCTCGCGACGGCCTTCGTCGCGCTCGCCTTCGTGCCCGTCCGTAACCGCACCCAGGCGATCATCGACAAGCTCTTCTACCGGAACCGCTACGACTTCCGCGCGGTGCTGAGCGACTACACCCGCTTCACCAAGGAGAACCCCGAGCTGGAGGCGGTCCTCGACAAGTTCGTCGAGGTGGTGGACCAGACGGTGCATCCGCGGCACATGTCGATCATGATCCGGGACCCCAAGTCGAAGAACCTGCACGTCTACAAGACGAGTGGCCTTTCGATCTTCCCGGAGGACTTCGCCATCCCGGCCAACGCGCCCGAGATCGGTGAGCTGAGCAAGGCGCGCCGCACGGGGCTCAAGCCTTCGAAGGCGACCACCCGCCAGCTCTCCCACATGGATGCGCTGGGGATCGCCTTCTGCGTGCCGCTCGAGATCAAGGGCGAGATCCTCGGGATGGTCAACGTCGGCCAGAAGCTCTCGGAGCTCGACTACACCGCCGAGGACCAGGGGCTGCTCATGAACATGGGCCAGCAACTGGCGAGCGTCATCCGTATCCACGAGATGACCAAGGCCGAGGTCAATCGTGCGCGCCTGGATGCGGAGCTCGAGACTGCACGCAGCATTCAGGCCTCCTTGCTGCCGACCGCCGCCCCGGCGCCGGCGGGCCTCGAAGTCATGGGGTCGTCGGATTCGGCCTACGAGTTCGGCGGTGACTACTACGACCTGGTCACCCTGCATGACGGCCAGCTGCGCGTGGTGGTCGGCGACGTGGCGGGCAAGGGCGTTCAGGCCGCGATGGTCATGGCCATGGCCAAGAGCTGCTTCTTCAACCAGGTGCGGGTCGATCCCGATCTACCCACCGTCATGAAGGCCATCAACCAGATGATCGTCGAGACCATCGACGACAAGAAGCACCGCAAGACCACCCTCATCTATGGCGCCATCGACCCGGTGGCCAAGACGCTGCGCTATACCTGCGCGGGTCACCAGCCCCCCCACTACTACAACGCCGAGACCGGCAAGGTCGAAGAGTTGGCGATTCCGGGCTCGTTCCCGTTCGGTGCCTCCAAGCTGGCCAAGTACCAGGAGATCGAGGTGCCCCTGCATGCGGGCGACGTGCTCGTCTTCTACACCGACGGCGTGACCGAGGCCGAGAACCCCGATCACGAGATGTTCTACCGCATCGAGGATGGGCCGGACGGCGAGGAGGTCGTGTACGACAACCTCAAGGACATCCTGGAAGCCCATCACCACGCAAGCGCTCAGGAGATCCATCGCCAGATCCTCAAGGCCGTGAGCGCCTGGGTCGACGGGGGCCCTCAGGGCGACGACATCACCCTCGTGGTGGTCAAGGTCCAGTAG
- the lexA gene encoding transcriptional repressor LexA, with protein MSETKLPKRQQEVLDFLRRSITERGYVPSIREIVEALGVHSTSTIHYHLTGLAERGLIRWDKGKNRAIQVLDMGPAAPVATLVREDATETARLPIAGRIAAGSPIEAIEDATETLDLKGLWATNGNFVLEVTGESMIEDHIMPGDMVIVKPQATARDGEIVVALLETGEATLKRIYKERGGYRLQPANATMAPIFVDRVQVQGRVIGVVRQEVH; from the coding sequence ATGTCCGAAACCAAGCTGCCAAAGCGCCAGCAAGAGGTCCTCGACTTTTTGCGCCGCTCAATCACCGAGCGGGGCTACGTCCCCTCGATCCGCGAGATCGTCGAGGCCCTCGGGGTGCACTCGACCTCGACCATCCACTACCACCTGACGGGCCTCGCCGAGCGCGGCCTGATCCGCTGGGACAAGGGCAAGAACCGCGCCATCCAGGTCCTGGACATGGGCCCGGCGGCCCCCGTGGCCACGCTCGTTCGCGAGGACGCCACCGAGACCGCGCGCCTGCCCATCGCGGGTCGCATCGCCGCGGGCTCGCCCATCGAGGCCATCGAGGACGCCACCGAGACCCTCGACCTCAAGGGCCTGTGGGCGACCAACGGCAACTTCGTTCTCGAGGTCACGGGCGAGAGCATGATCGAAGACCACATCATGCCGGGCGACATGGTGATCGTGAAGCCCCAGGCCACGGCCCGGGACGGCGAGATCGTCGTGGCCCTGCTCGAGACCGGCGAGGCCACCCTCAAGCGCATCTACAAGGAGCGCGGCGGCTACCGCCTCCAGCCGGCCAACGCGACCATGGCCCCCATCTTCGTCGATCGCGTCCAGGTCCAGGGCCGTGTGATCGGCGTTGTTCGCCAAGAGGTCCACTGA